TCCAAGACGCGCTCGACGCACTCGACCTGACCTCACCACTGCCACCACGAACCCGCACCGTCTACGCCTTCACCGCCACTAGGGAACAGCCATGAGCAGCGAAAACGCCATCCACCACCATGCACGCGGGCGACGTCGTCCCGTTCGACAGACCCGTATAGTCGGCCCAGTGGCACCCGACACCACCGATGTGATCAAGGAAGCCTGCGGCGTCTTCGGCGTCCACGCCCCAGGCCAGCCCGTCTCCCACCTCACCTACCTCGGCATGTTCGCCCTACAACACCGAGGCCAGGAATCCGCCGGCATGGCCGTCTCCGACGGCACGAAGATCCTCGTACACAAAGAGATGGGCCTAGTCTCCTCGGTCTTCGACCCCCACCGTCTCCATGCCCTGCCGGGACACCTCGCGATCGGGCACACCCGCTACTCCACCACTGGTGCCAGCGAATGGCACAACGCCCAACCCGTCTACCGATCCGCCGGCGACCTCCACTTCGCGCTCGCCCACAACGGCAACCTCGTCAACACCGCCCGACTCGCCCAGGACCACGGCCTCCCCCCAGGCCAGGCCACCAGCGACAGCGATCTCGTCGCCGAACTCCTCGCCGCCGAACTGAACAACGGAACCCCGGCCGGCGTCGACCCGCTCGAACACGCGCTCACCCAGGTACTGCCCCACCTCCGCGGCGCATTCTCGTTCGTGATCATGGACGAAACCCGGCTCATCGGCGTCCGCGACCCCCACGGCTTCCGGCCGCTGATCCTCGGCCGACACCCGCACGGCTGGATCCTCGCCTCAGAGACGCCCGCGCTCGACACCGTCGGCGCGGACACCGTCCGCGAGATCAGCCCCGGCGAAATGGTCATCATCGACAAAGCTGGAGTCCGAAGCACCCAACCTTTCTCTGACAACGTCAAACCCAGCTTCTGCTCCTTCGAGTTCGTCTACTTCGCCCGGCCCGATGGACGGCTCGGCGGGCAGGGCGTCCACGGCGCCCGGCGGCGGATGGGCATGCACCTGGCCACCCAGGCGCCCGTTGACGCCGACCTCGTCGTTCCCGTACCCGAGTCCGGTATCCCCGGCGCCCAGGGCTACGCGCAGCAATCCGGCATCCCCTACGGCGACGCGTTCGTCAAGAACCGGTACATCGGACGAACCTTCATGGCCCCCACGCAGGAACTACGCGAGAACGCCGTCCGCATGAAACTCAACCCGGTCGAAGAGAACGTCGCGGGCCAACGGCTCGTCGTCGTCGAGGACTCCATCGTCCGAGCCACCACCCTGCGCGAGACGCTAAAAATGCTCCGCCGGGCCGAAGCCGCCGAGCTGCATCTACGAATCCTGTCCCCGCCGTACCGCTGGCCCTGCTTCTTCGGCATGGACACCAGCGACCGCAGCAAGCTGATCGCCGCCAACCGCACCGTCGAAGAGATCCGCCAATACCTCGACGTCGACTCCCTGGCCTACCTCGAACTAGACCGCATGCTCACCGCCATCGGCAACGACCCCAACAGCTTCTGCACCGCATGCCTGACCGGCGACTACCCCATACCGGTAGATATCAACAACGGCAAACACGTCCTGGAAGACAGGTAATGGGCACCGAGTTCCTGTCATCCGGCCCGCAGAAGGTCGCCAACCAACTCAGGGACGGCTCCGCACGTGTCTGGCGACAGGTGTTGGGACGACCGCAACGATTGTTGGGATGAACCAGGGTGGACGACGAACTGCGGTGTGAGTTGCTGGCCCTTGCGGATGAGGACCAGCGCGTCCGGAATTCCGCCAGTGTGCGGGCAGGGCCCGGCGGGGAGATCTCCGACGACCCGGCCCGGGAGTGGGCGCGGGTCGATGAACGTAACACGGCCCGGCTGGCTGAGATCGTCAGCGAGCACGGTTGGCCCACCCGCAGCCTCGTCGGCGACGACGGTGCCAACGCCGCCTGGCTGCTGGCCCAGCACGCCGACCGCAGCCCAGACGAGCAGCAGCGCTTCCTCGACCTCATGCGCGCCGCCGTCGATGCGAACGAGGCCAGCGCCGTGGACCTGGCCTACCTGACTGACCGAGTGGCGATACATGCCGGCCAGCCGCAGATCTACGGCACTCAACTGCGCCGCGATCCAGGGGGCCGGCTGAGGGCGTACCCGATCGCCAGCCCCGACACGGTTGACCAGCGGCGAGCCGCACTCGGCCTCTGCTCATTGGTCGACTACATCGCGGCTGTCCAGCAGAGGTAGGCAGGGCGACATATGGGCACGCAGACCCCGAAGGCGCGACGGCCGAGCCGGGCTGAAGGCGGAATGCCAGCACCGCCAACGCATCCGGTAGACGTACCGCTCGTCCTGCCTACCTGCTGCGGTAGGAGCCGAGCGCTCGTGCGACGTGGCGAAGGACGATACGGGTGAGTCTTGGTGGGGTCGCCGCCGGGTTGCAGGCTGTGCTCGAACAGATTGCTCGGCAACGCGCCGGCCTGGCCGCCGCTGTTTCCTCGGTCAACGCCGCATCGGATCGGCTACGAGCCGTCACCGCTGGCAGCGGTCACGTCCTCGTGCGACAGGCCCTCGCGGCGACGGCAGCCTCCACCGCGCGACTGCGTGAGGCAGACCGTCAACTTGCCGGAGCAGCGATGGCGATCATCGAGTACGGGAAGGCTATCGGCGTCGTCCTCACCCTGCCGCAGGGCAGTGCACCGTCGGCGGCAGCATCAACACGCCCTGAAGCAACTGGTAGCAGGCGTGAGGTCAGCCCGCAGGCGCGGGCGGCGGGCGAGACTGCGTCCGGCCAATCAACACCGACGGGTGACGCCGTGCCGGCTCCATACGTGCCGGGTTTCCTGGAATCCTTGCCCGTACGTCAGTCGGCGGACGCCCCGACCGACGGGGTAATCACCACGACGGACGGCGAGAGGATCAGCGATGTGCACAGCGGCAAGGGCGGGCCGGGTAAGGGCGGCCCCGGCCTTCGTCCGCCGTTCAAACACTACGTGTCCGCCCTCGACCATGCCGAAGGCCACGCGGCGGCGCTGATGCGAACCCGTGGCATCACGGAGGCCACCCTGTACCTGAACAACACGCCATGCTTGGAACCGATGGGCTGTGACCGGGTACTGCCGTATGTTCTGCCGAAAGACGCGACACTCACCGTCTACGGCCCGAACCGGTATGTCACCGTGTACCGGGGCCACGGGAAGGGGTTGGCATGAGCAGCGAGCCGGTCACGGTCTCCTACGATCGTACCGAGCCGGTGACCATCGACCGGCTCGACGACCTCGACGCGCTGCTCGACCGGATAGCGGCCACCCCCGAGTACCAGCGGTTCCCCGTCATGGTGTCGCTGGAGACGAGCGACAAGGAACACGTCCTGGAAGTCTGTCTCGGCCGGCACGACCTGAGCGTCCTGGTCTGGCATCACGCGTTCGTCGAGATCGCCGCTAGCAAAGGCGCGCTCGACCAGCCCGCCGATCTTGCCTACAATTTCGGCGGCTCCCGCACCGACGCCTACGACAATTCGGCCATTCCCGTGGCCACCGCACGGCAGGCCGTGCGGGAGTTCTTCACCACCAGCGGCCAGCGGCCCACCTGCCTCGACTGGCAGACACCCAGCTACGACGAGCAGGACGATCCGGCCAAGGACTGACGCTTCTCGCGACCGGCAGGATTACCCAGGGCGAACTGCCTCCTGCACGGTGCCGGACATCGTGCCGGTGTGCCGCCTCTGGAGAGCCAATGCCTGACCCCCGCTCGATGCTCACGGGTGGATCCGGACCGTCGTCTTCTCCAGGTGTTCGAGGAACGCATGGTTGGCTTCCCACCCGTCGACGTCGGGCGGTGCAGCACCTAGCCAGACCGGCTCAGTGTGCGGATAGGCATCGAGTTGCTCGCGAATTCCGGCACGCGCCACGACGATGCAGGCTTGGCGGTGTCGAGACGCGAGGACGCAGAGGCGGCCAGCTTCAAGGTGGAAGGCTGAGGCGTCTCGTCGCCCGGACAGTGGGTGCCAGGCAACGACGACTTCGAACTGCCGGCCCTGCAACCTGTTGGCTGTGTCTACCGTGATCTCGTTCCGAGCGATGCCGAGGGTGGCGCACATCTCGTCGATTTCGCTTCGGATCCGTTCCCGCTGATCGCGATGTGCGACGCCGATCGCGATGTCGTTTGGGCGGAGGAGGCGCCGTGCATCGCCATCGATGACATGGGTCCGGCTGACCAGTAGGTGTCGCACGACATCGACGATCGCATCCACGCATTCGGGGTCGGTGCGCGGCAACCGGGCCTCGGGGAGTTCTAGGAGACACCAGCCGTGATCGATCACGGTGTCGAGGACACGGTCCAGGTGGCCTTCACGGGCCGGCCTGATAGGTGCCCACAATCCCCGCTCGCCGGGTGTGGTGCCAGCGGTGAATGGTTTCGCGTAGAAGCTGTCGGCGACGACGCGGGCGCCGCTATCTGGCAGCCGCCAGGAGACCGGCAGTTCGACGATGGGGGTGTCGGGATGCGTGCGAAGGACAGTGCCCGCGGCAGTAGCCAGCGGCCAGCTACCGGTGGCACGCAGCGCTGCCTCTTCGACCGGGCTAAAGGGGCTCAGTTGGCCGGGGTCTCCGACGAGAACCAGTCGGGCGAACCGCGCCGCTATGCGGACCAGATGCGCCGATGACACCTGATATGCCTCGTCGATGATGCCGATGTCCCAGTCGTAATCCTCCTCGACGAAGGCCCACTTGTCTGCGGGCGCCACGACGATCTGGCACTCCTCCAGGTCCTCGATTTTGTTCGAGGCGGGAATCCCGGGCGGCGGCGTATACCGCTCGCTGCGGTGCAGCCTCCCGACGGACAGGGACGTGCGAGCGAGACGGCGGGCGAGGGCGCGGACGAGGTCGTCGGCCTGGTCGTTGGTCTGTGTGATGATCGGGACCTGACGGCTTGGCGCGAGACGCTGGGCGGTTCGCTGTACGAGGGTGGACTTACCGGCCCCGGGCGGTGAGTTGACGACTATAGCTCGTGCCTGTTCGTCGATAAGCTGCCAGATCCGATTGGTCGCCGCGTCGTGTTCGGCGACTGGGTTGCCGCCGTCTCGTCGGGTCATTCGTCGTCGTCCTCGGCGTGGGTCCAGGGCAGTTCGGCTGGAAGTGTGTCGGGGTGGTAGTCACGCGGACCGAAGGGTGAAAACACCACCTGCTGCCCGGGCTGGGGTAGCCGATCGTGGCGGTCTCGCCGGACGGCGCCGGCGGTGACGTCGAGGGTGATGAGTCCTTCGGGCGTCACTCCGATCGTTGTCAGCCGTACTATCGGCCACGCGGGGCCGCTGGGGCTGGTGGATCGGGGCAGGTGCCAGAAGAGGTCGGTGCCGACTGGGCGCGGGAACGGCAGATGTGGGCGTACCTGCAGGGAGGGTCGACGTCCGGAAAGGTCTAGGGTGACGACCTCGCCGGATAGCGCCTCGCCGGCCGCGACGTGTCCGGCCATGATGAGGGGGTCGTCGAGGGCCATCTCCCGGCTGAGATCGGCGGTGAGCCGCTCCAGCCGGGTCAGGTACCGAAACACCTGCAACTGCTTGGGGCGCTTACGGAAGTACGCCTGACCGGACCGTACCCGCTCGGCGTGCCGGCTCCATTGGTAGACATCCTGGGTCCACCGGTCGCGGGCCCGGTCGGCCGGTGGGAGGCTGTGCAGCAGGTCGAGAGCTTGCCAGCAAGCGTCCCACGACGGGCGTAGCGCGTCGTGGATCGTGCCTGTCATTGGCTGGTCAGCGCGGGTCGGGTGCGCGTCAACCAGCTGGTGGTATGCCTTTATGGCGTCGCTGAGTTCGCGTGTCTCCCACTCCGGGTCGGGAACTGGCCCCGCCGGGAGCGCTTCTTCGGCTTCGGCCACCGCGCCCGGATCGGTGATCCAGGCGAGTTGGCTGGCGAGGTTGGCATCCAACGATGGCAACTGTCCGGTGACCCAGTGCTGAGCCAGTATCTCGGTCAGCGGGAGGACGAGCGACGAGCCCGGCACCCGTTGGCCGGCAAAGAACGACAGGTGCGCGCCGGCGACGGGAAGGCCGGGATGCACCGGCCGGTCGCCGTCGGGCCGCAGATACCGCAGTCGCCGACCCATGACGTCGCACAGCCACTGCGCGGTTGCCTGGTTCGCCACGACCAACTGTGGTCCGTTCGCCGGGCGGTGGGTGTGTAGTGCGCGTCTGCTGGTGGTGGGGGTCTGCATGAACTGCGCGGCGTAGCCGTTGAGGTCCATCGCGAAATTGGCCAGCCGCGCGAGCCGCAGCTTCGCCTCGCGCGGTTCGCCCACCACGATGGTGCTCGGCCGTTCCCGTCGGGTTCCGCACAGCAGACCGATCGGGGCTCCGGGATCGCCGGGCAGGTGGTAGCCGACGACGACGAAAGGCTTGGCAGCCAAGTGCACGTGACACTTGGTCGCGCGGGGAACGGCCCGCCTGCTGTCGATCGCGCTCAAGCCGAGGTACACGTCCACGCTCATGCGGCAGCGCCTGCCAGCTGAACCGCGATGGCGGCTCGGTGCAGTTCCTCGGCTACCGCCCTTTCCGCCGCGTTGCTGGGTGTGCGGGTGCCGGCGGCGAGGGCAAGGGCGTGCGAGACGGTGGCGACATCGCCGCACGCGTTGGCGGCCTCGGTGCCCAACTGCGCCACGCTGTCCTCGCGTTGTGCCTGGCCGCGGCAGAAGTCGAGCAGCGGGCAGCTGACGCACCCGTCGCCGAAGCGCATGGGGAGGGCACCGACGGCCTCCCGTGCTTGGACGCTGGCCGCTTTCCGTTGTTCCTGGCCGGCGTGTTTGTCGGGCATGGCCGGCAGCGATACCGCCGTGGGAATCGTCGCCGCTAACTGGGTGACGTGTGGAAAGTTGGTCAGGACCCGCTCCAGCCGTCGTACCTGTGGGCGTAGGTCGAGCATGCTGCCGAACGCATCTAGGGTGAAGTTGCGGGTCATCACCAACAGCCCTCGGGTGGCGATGCGGGTGCTGGGCTGCCCGAGACCTGCGATGAGCCGCCGTAGGGCGATGAGGTACACGGCGGTCTGGCGGGCGGCTTCTGCCGTCTTGGCCGGATCAGCGATCCCATCGATGCAGGGAAACGACTTGATCTCGATCGGCGCCAGGGTCCCGGTGGCGGCGTACGCGAGCAGGTCGGGCTCCAGGTAGGCCGGCATGTCACCGAGCGGCAGGACCAGATATGGGTGTCGCAGCAGATTGATCGCATGCTGATCACCGTCGAGCATCTGCGCGACGTAGTCGCGCGTCATGCGCACCCGCAGGTCTGTGACGGCTTCCCTGTCCAGGACTGGGAACTGCGTGCGGACCTGCGGCTTGGAGAGGTCCTGCTGGCGCACCTCCCGGACGTCGAGCCTCAACTGCTCGCGGGCCAAGGGCAGCAGGAAAGACATGGCGTTGGACGTAACCGTCTGCTCGAACCGCACGCCGCGCTCCAGCGCGTACGGACTCTGACTCGGCGTGCGGCAACCAACCAGTGGTGCGAGATCCCTGATCGGCACCGATGCGGCATCGATCACTTGGCGGCGCATGCATCCAGGGGCGTCAAGCAGTCCGGCGATGCGGCGGGCGTCCAGCGGCTTGGCGGGGAAGTCGCCGCGGAAGTGGACGAGACGTTCGCGGGCGTCGCGGAAGATCATCCAGTGGCCTCCGTGGAGGTTCTGTTGGCCAGGCGCATGGTCGCGCCGAACAATTGGGTCTCGGCGTCGAGTTGGCCGCGGGCGCGGTCCGCGGCTTCGGTGCGTTCTGCCGTGTCGGCGTCCGCGATCTGCTGCAGCTCGCATTCTGCGGCGTCACGGACCGTGATGTAGTCGAAGCCGTCGCGGGTCTCGATGGCACCCGCGATCGTACGTGCGAAGCGCCAGACCAGGCGGCGAAGGTTGGGGGCCGATGGGGATTCTGGAGAATGGCTCAACTCCCCGATCAGCCGAATGATGATGTGCAGCACGTCGACCCTGGCGCTGGCGGGTGCGATCAACCTAATCTCCAACGGCCAGCTTGACAGGGCAAGCATTCCGCGCACAGGGGCGAAACGGTCAAACGTGAGTGCCGGAACGACGTACACCGGACGGGCGAGGGAACGGGCGCCCGGCGCTGCACTCCGATGAGCCGCCTGCCAGGAGCGTTGCTCGTCCCGACGCAAGGACGCCAGCCGGCTTGGCTGGATCGTCTCGCCGAACCGGGCCATCGCGACGTCCCGGATGAGGGAGACCGAGGCTGGCCGACCCAGGATGCCAAGGACGGCGGCGACCTGCTCCCTGATAGGTGGCGCGGCATCGAATGCGCCGCCACCGCCCGTTGACGCGCGCTGCAGAAGGCGGTTGCGACGCTTCTCGGCGACACTGAGCTCGGCCAGCAGCCGCTCGACCTCGCCGAGGTCGTCAGCGTCCAGCGCTGCGGCCAGTCGCTGCTGCAGGTGGGTCACCTCGGCCATCGCCGCTTGCACTTCCGCCATGCTTGGCATGTCCCGACGTTACCATGCAGCTTGACTTACTTCCACGTTCTGCCAAACTTGCCTCTGGGTGGTGCTCCCTGCCGCCTTGTCTGCGTGGTGACTCGTGCCGCGACTGCGACCCTGCACCGCCCTTGCCTCGCGAAAGAAGGGCCATGAAGCTACTGCACACCTCCGACTGGCATCTGGGCGCGACCCTGTACCGCCAGACCCGCGCGCCGGACCACGACGCGGTCATCGCCGAGATCATCGAGGTGGCCCGTCGGTTCGGTCCGGACCTGATCTGCCATACCGGCGACCTGTTCGATCGCGCCCGCCCGGCCACCGAGGACATCGCCCGGGCCGGCCACGCGCTGCGCGAACTCGCGTCGATCGCTCCCGTCGTCGTGGTGTGCGGCAACCACGACTCCGCGAGCCTGCTGGACGCACTGAACGTCTATATGCGGATATCGGGCGGCTCGCAGCGGGTTCACTTCGTGGCCCGCGTTCGCTCCCCACGCGATGGGGTCCTGCAGTTCCCTACCCGCCGAGGACACACCATCCGGCTGGCCGCCCTGCCATTCCAGCACGCCCACCTGATGACCGACGCGTTCGGCGATCCGACCCAATGGGGCACCGACTACAACGCTCAGGTGCGCGGCATCGAGGCAGCTCTCGGTGAGGCGTTGTTGGCGAACTTCAACCCGATAACCGACGTCGCCGTCTTCGCCGCTCATCTGTACGTGGGCGGTGCCGACTACTGCGGCAGCGAACGCGGCATGCACGTCGACGGCACCTACGCCACCGACCTCGACGCGGTGCCGACCGTCAGCTACGCCGCGTTCGGACACCTCCACAAGCCCCAGCCACTGCCCGGCAAGCGGGTAACCGGCCGCTACGCCGGCTCACCCATCGCCCTGGACTTCGGCGAGATCTACGACAAGAAGAGCGTCGTCCTGGTCGAAGCCGAACCGGGGCGACCCGCCAGCGTCGAAACCGTCCGACTGACGGCCGGCCGACGCCTGCGCAAGTTCCACGGCACGCTGCAGCAACTCGAAGCCCTCGCGAGCGAGATCACCGACGACCTGTGCCTGGTCACTGTCGCCACGCCCACCCACATACCGACGCTGATCGAACAGGTCCGGCGACTGCTGCCCCACGCCACCCTGCTGGACGTCCATCCGGCCCGCTCCGACGCACCGACCGACATCCTCACCGCCAACCAGGTCGACGCCGAACCCAACCTCACGGAACTGTTCACCGAGTTCATCGCCGAACGCGGCACCCGCACCGCTGGACCGCAACAGGTGCTCGACGCCTTCACCAGGGTGCTCGCAGCCGTGGAGGAGGACCGCGAACCGGTGTTCGCGGAAGAGGCGCTGCTCACCACCGCCGCCTCGGCCGACAGCTCGGAGGCACCCGCATGAGACCGCTGACATTGAGCCTGCGCGGGCTGCGCTCCTACCTCACCGAGGCACACATCGACTTCTCCAACGTCGGCCTGGTGGCCATCCACGGCGACACCGGCGCTGGCAA
This is a stretch of genomic DNA from Micromonospora sp. WMMD1082. It encodes these proteins:
- a CDS encoding DddA-like double-stranded DNA deaminase toxin, yielding MSLGGVAAGLQAVLEQIARQRAGLAAAVSSVNAASDRLRAVTAGSGHVLVRQALAATAASTARLREADRQLAGAAMAIIEYGKAIGVVLTLPQGSAPSAAASTRPEATGSRREVSPQARAAGETASGQSTPTGDAVPAPYVPGFLESLPVRQSADAPTDGVITTTDGERISDVHSGKGGPGKGGPGLRPPFKHYVSALDHAEGHAAALMRTRGITEATLYLNNTPCLEPMGCDRVLPYVLPKDATLTVYGPNRYVTVYRGHGKGLA
- a CDS encoding Imm1 family immunity protein, which encodes MSSEPVTVSYDRTEPVTIDRLDDLDALLDRIAATPEYQRFPVMVSLETSDKEHVLEVCLGRHDLSVLVWHHAFVEIAASKGALDQPADLAYNFGGSRTDAYDNSAIPVATARQAVREFFTTSGQRPTCLDWQTPSYDEQDDPAKD
- a CDS encoding exonuclease SbcCD subunit D — protein: MKLLHTSDWHLGATLYRQTRAPDHDAVIAEIIEVARRFGPDLICHTGDLFDRARPATEDIARAGHALRELASIAPVVVVCGNHDSASLLDALNVYMRISGGSQRVHFVARVRSPRDGVLQFPTRRGHTIRLAALPFQHAHLMTDAFGDPTQWGTDYNAQVRGIEAALGEALLANFNPITDVAVFAAHLYVGGADYCGSERGMHVDGTYATDLDAVPTVSYAAFGHLHKPQPLPGKRVTGRYAGSPIALDFGEIYDKKSVVLVEAEPGRPASVETVRLTAGRRLRKFHGTLQQLEALASEITDDLCLVTVATPTHIPTLIEQVRRLLPHATLLDVHPARSDAPTDILTANQVDAEPNLTELFTEFIAERGTRTAGPQQVLDAFTRVLAAVEEDREPVFAEEALLTTAASADSSEAPA
- a CDS encoding DUF6624 domain-containing protein; the encoded protein is MDDELRCELLALADEDQRVRNSASVRAGPGGEISDDPAREWARVDERNTARLAEIVSEHGWPTRSLVGDDGANAAWLLAQHADRSPDEQQRFLDLMRAAVDANEASAVDLAYLTDRVAIHAGQPQIYGTQLRRDPGGRLRAYPIASPDTVDQRRAALGLCSLVDYIAAVQQR
- the purF gene encoding amidophosphoribosyltransferase, producing the protein MAPDTTDVIKEACGVFGVHAPGQPVSHLTYLGMFALQHRGQESAGMAVSDGTKILVHKEMGLVSSVFDPHRLHALPGHLAIGHTRYSTTGASEWHNAQPVYRSAGDLHFALAHNGNLVNTARLAQDHGLPPGQATSDSDLVAELLAAELNNGTPAGVDPLEHALTQVLPHLRGAFSFVIMDETRLIGVRDPHGFRPLILGRHPHGWILASETPALDTVGADTVREISPGEMVIIDKAGVRSTQPFSDNVKPSFCSFEFVYFARPDGRLGGQGVHGARRRMGMHLATQAPVDADLVVPVPESGIPGAQGYAQQSGIPYGDAFVKNRYIGRTFMAPTQELRENAVRMKLNPVEENVAGQRLVVVEDSIVRATTLRETLKMLRRAEAAELHLRILSPPYRWPCFFGMDTSDRSKLIAANRTVEEIRQYLDVDSLAYLELDRMLTAIGNDPNSFCTACLTGDYPIPVDINNGKHVLEDR
- a CDS encoding AAA family ATPase, whose translation is MTRRDGGNPVAEHDAATNRIWQLIDEQARAIVVNSPPGAGKSTLVQRTAQRLAPSRQVPIITQTNDQADDLVRALARRLARTSLSVGRLHRSERYTPPPGIPASNKIEDLEECQIVVAPADKWAFVEEDYDWDIGIIDEAYQVSSAHLVRIAARFARLVLVGDPGQLSPFSPVEEAALRATGSWPLATAAGTVLRTHPDTPIVELPVSWRLPDSGARVVADSFYAKPFTAGTTPGERGLWAPIRPAREGHLDRVLDTVIDHGWCLLELPEARLPRTDPECVDAIVDVVRHLLVSRTHVIDGDARRLLRPNDIAIGVAHRDQRERIRSEIDEMCATLGIARNEITVDTANRLQGRQFEVVVAWHPLSGRRDASAFHLEAGRLCVLASRHRQACIVVARAGIREQLDAYPHTEPVWLGAAPPDVDGWEANHAFLEHLEKTTVRIHP